From the Streptomyces sp. SN-593 genome, the window CCCGCCCGACGAAGGGCACGTCGAAGCGGCGGGTAACCTCGGGCTCCTCCTCGACCACCGCGAGCAACCGGTAGGCGGAGACCGCGTCCTCCTTGCCCTTGAGCAGCAGCGGCCCGACCGGCTCCGTCAGCGCGCGGGCGCCGGCGGCCCGGAGGCTCTCCGGACCGATCAGCACCTCGCCCTCGCCCGCGTTCTGCTCCAGCCGGGCCGCGACGTTGACCGTCTCGCCCGACACCAGCGCCTGGCGCGACGACACGTCCGACGCGGTGACCACCGGCCCGGTGTTGATGCCGATCCGCACCCCGATCCGGATGCCGAGCGAGGGGCCCAGCTCGGTGTCGTTGAGCCGCTGGACGGCCTCCAGCATGGCCAGGCCGGCCGCGAGGGCGCGGGCCGCGTCGTCCTCGTGGGTCACCGGCACGCCGAAGACCGCCATCACGGCGTCGCCGATGAACTTCTCGACGGTGCCGCCGAACTCCTCCAGGCACTCGCGCATCCGGTCGAAGTAGCGCAGCACCACCGTCCGCAGCGTCTCCGGGTCGAGCACCCCCGACAGCGCCGTGGAGCCCACCAGGTCGCAGAAGACCACGGTCACGACCTTGCGCTCCTCCTGCGGCACACCCGCCGGTTTGGAGGCGGCCGGGGTGCCGCAGGACGGGCAGAAGCGCGCCTCGGACGGCAGTTCGGCGTCGCACGCAGCGCAGCGCATGGTCGTGTCCCTTCCCGCTGGTCGTGGAGCGGCTCAGAAGAGCGCGCCGCCGGCGATCTCGCTGTGGGCCTGTACCTCGGGTCCGACCTCGTCCAACCGCGCCTTGATGTCGAGCATCACCGACAGTTCCTCGGCGCTCAGCCCGCGCAGCACCTCCTGCTGCTCCTCGGTGAGTTCGGCGACGCCGAACCCGTGTGCCCGGAGCACGTCCAGGGTGTCGTCGGCCGGTCGGCCGCCCTCCCCGCTCCGTCCGGTCCCGCCGTCGTCCCGGCCCTGCGCCGCCCCGTCGGTCATGAGGTGTGGGTCCTTTCCCTGGAGTGATCCTGCTGCGCTGCCCGGCCGATGTGCGCGAACAGCTCCACGAGTCCGTCCACGGTGTGCAGCGCGCTCATCACGACCGCGTTCACCAGGGGCGGGTCGAGCGGCAGCCCGTCGAGCAGTGCGAACAGCTCGGCGGTGTGCCCGGTGTCCAGTTCGGCGTGCCCGCGTACGGTGCGCAGCGCCGCCTCGGGCACTCCGGCGGCGGCGATCTCGTCGGCCAGCCAGGGCGCGGGCGCGTTGCTCTCCAGCACGGCGATGTAGCCGAGCAGCGCGACGGGGTGATGGTGCTCGATCCAGTAGTACTGGGCGCCGGCCAGCCGGGCGACGGCGGGCGACGGCTGCCGGTCGCGTACGGCCGCGGGGTCCCCGCCCAGCGCGGCGATGTCGTCGAGCAGCCAGTCGTCGTGGCCGCGTTCCTCCTCGACGTGGACGCGCAGGTACGCCGCGAGCGGGGCACCGACCGCGTCGCCGAGGTCCGCGCAGCGGGACGCCGCGCGCTGCATCAGCGGGACGGACGCGCGGATCAGGCCGTGCATGTCCTCCAGGTAGCGGCCGTAGCGCCGGGCCAGGCCCGGTGCCCGCCACATGGCCGTGGTGGCCGCCCGCACCGCCGGCGCGGTCAGCAGCAGCCGGGCGCTCAGCGCCGTACCGGCCGGGACCGCCGTGCCGGCAGTCACCGTGCCGCTCCGTGGAGCGCGACCAGGTCGGCGTAGGGAGCGCAGCCGTGCCGCCGGACCAGCGCCACGGCGCCGGCCTCGGCCTGGCCGCGGGCGGCGTACCGGTCCAGCAGGGCGCCGACGGGCCCGGCGCCGGCGGCGGTCGCCGCGGCCAGCACCTCGGGCCGCTCGGCGAGCGCGCGGCAGCCGTCGCAGTAGCCCGGACGCGGGGCCGCCTCGTCGGCGGCGCCGTAGCGGTGCCGGAGGTGGGCGGGGCCGACGGTCCTGATCATCCGCAGCACCGGCGACCGGACCGCGCGGGCGCTGATCGACTCCCAGTCGTCGGTGCCGATGTGGCCGAGGGTCAGGTGGGCGGGGGCGGGTCTGCGGTCCACGACCGCCTGGTTGCAGCAGGCGACGACGGTGCCGTCGGCCGCGACCACCGGCCACGCGGCCATCGAGCAGGGCAGCGCGCGCTCGGGGTCGGGCGAGGCGGTGTCCGCGGCGGCCCAGGAGGCCGCGCGCCCCACCCGGCGCAGCGAGTTGACCAGCATCGGGACGCGGGAGCCGAAGGTGCGCCGGATGTCGGCGGTGACATCGGCGAGGTACGGGTCGTCCGCGCCGCTGCCGACCAGGTGGAAGCTGGCGGCGACGCCGGCGTCCAGGACCCGCCGGACGAGGGCGAACACGGGGGCGCGGCCGGTCTCGCGCTCGTGGTAGGCGTCGACGCTCACCGAGAAGTGGTCCACGGCCGTGACGGCCCGCCAGATCCGCTCGGGCACGGCCGCGACCTGCCCGGGGTGCCCGGGGCGGTCCGCCCGGCCGGCGAAGAAGGCGCCGGTGAGCAGCGCGGTCCGGGTGCCCGCCGCGCGCGCCGTCGCGGCCAGTTCGGTGACCAGCTCCGGGCGCAGCAGCGGTTCGCCGCCGGTCATCATCAGCACGGACGGGTGCGCCGCGGGCGTGAAGGTGCCGACGAAGGACCGCAGCCGCGCCGCGTCCGGCTCGCCCGAGGCCATGGTCGCGGAGGTGGAGCAGTGCGCGCAGTGCAGGGGGCAGCGGCCGGTGACGGTCAGGAGCAGCCCCGCACCCGGCAGCGGGCGCTGCGTCATCAGTTCGGCGAGTTCCATCGCACGCTCCTCATCGTCCTTCCGAAGTGTCGGCGGGGGCGGTTCGAGGCGGGGTAGGAAACGGTATGGAAGCGGTAAATCCGCAGGTCGGGGCCCGGGACACCGTTGGCCCCTGGAGGTGTCGCGCGCGGCGGTGCGGAACCGGTCGCGGCCGCCCCCGCGAAGGCCCGTCCGGCGGTCCCGCGGTGCCCCTTCCCGAGGCCCGCGCGAGGCCGCTTCCGCAGGGCTCCGGCGCCGGCCTCGCCCGGGCCCGCGCGAGGCCGCTTCCGCAGGGCTCCGGCGCCGGCCCGGGCGGCGGTCCGGGCGGCGGTCCGGAGGGCGGTCCGGGCGCCGGCTCGGAGGGCGGCGCGGGCGCCGGCTCCGGCGGTGGTCCGAACGGCCGCCTCGGGGAGGGTCCGGGCGGCCGGCGCAGCCGCGGACGGTCGGCAGTGGCGCGCGGCCGGTTCGGGCGGCGCGGCCCCCTCGGGCGCTGCCGCCGGCCCAAGCGCTGCCGCCGGCCCAGGCGCTGCCGCCGGCTCAGGCAGTGCCGCCGGCTCAGGCGGTGGCCCTTGGCAGCGGCTGGACGTGTTGCAGGGCCTGTTCCCGCGCGTACACCTGGGTCAGCCGCGGGAGTTCGTAGTGCGCGGCGTGCGCGGTGACCTCGCAGTCCGGCGCGATCAGCGCGCCAGCGTCCATCAGGGACTCCAGCTTGTGCAGGGCGCGGTCCTGGTCGCAGGTGAGCGCTTCGGCGGCCTGACGCAGCGTGAAGGGCCCCTCCGGCAGCTCCGCGAGCAGGCAGAGCGTGGTCCGGTCGGCCGTCGGCAGGTCGTTCCACCCGCTGTCCAGCCGGGGCCGCACGTCGGTGTCCCCGGCGACCAGTTCGTCCAGCACCGTCCTGCCGTCGGCCAGCCGGGCGGCGTACTCGCCCAGCGGCAGGTAGCGGCGTACCGCGAGCTTCAGGCCGCTGACCCGGACGGCGAGCGGCAGCATGCCCGTGGCGGCCACGATCTGTTCGGCCGACGCCGGACAGGACCGCAGCCGGTCGTGGCCGACGATCCGGCCGAGCAGTTCGAGGCTCTCGGACCGGTCGAAGGCCGCCAGGTCCAGCCGGTTCGCCGACGCCAGGCCCGCGAGCTGGGCGCGGGACGTGACCAGGACGGCGCTGCCGCCGGTGTCCGGCACGAGGGGCCGTACGGAGCCCTCGTCGGCCGCGTCGTCCAGCACCAGCAGTACCCGCCGCGGCTCCAGCCAGGTCCGCCACGCGGCGGCCGCCTCCTCGGTGCCGGCCTCCTGGGCGCCGGCCCGGCGGACCCCGGCCCCGGGCGCCGCCCCGGGCAGGTCGGCCGTGCGGGCCGGCTCCGGAAGGTCGGCCATCCGGGCCAGCTCGGCCACCAGCGAGGCGGCCGTGCGCGGCCGGCCGTCCTCGTCGCGCATCCGCAGCAGCACGCGCCCGTCGGGGAACTCCGCGGCGAGCCGGTGCGCCGCGTGCACCGCGAGCGCGGTCTTGCCGGTGCCGACCGGGCCGGTGAGCAGTGTCAGGCGCCGCTCGCCGGCCAGCAGGCCGGTCAGGTCCCGCAGGTGCCGCTCGCGGCCGGTGAAGTCGGCGAGGTCCTGCGGGAGGACGGTACCCAGGACACCGCCGGGACGGCGCGCCGCGGCCCTCGGGCCGGCGGCGCCCAGCGGGCCGAGGGAGCTGCCGGGTTGCTGCGGGCCGCCGTCGAGGATCGACCGGTAGAGCGTCTCCAGGGCGGCGCTGGGCTGGAGTCCGTACTCCGCGGCGAGGAGCTGGCGCAGCGCCGCGTAGGCGGCGAGCGCCTCGGTCTGCCGGCCCTGGTCGAACAGCGCGGTCATCTGCACCGCCCTGAGCCGCTCCCGCTCCGGGTGCCGCTCGACCAGGTCCCCTACGGTCTCGGCGACCTCGGTGGCCCGGCCGAGGCGCAGCTCCACCTCGGCCCAGTCCTCGTAGACCTGGACGTAGCGGCTGTCGAGCCGCTCGGCCTCGGACCTGACGGCGGGGGAGAACCGCAGCTCGCGCAGCGGGAGTTCCTGCCACAGCCCGAGCGCCTCGCGCAGCATCCGGGACGCGGGGCCCAGGGCGCCCTGCGCCGTGGCCTCGCGGGCGCCCCTGGCCAGGTGCCGGAAACGCAGCACGTCCAGTTCGTCGTCGCGCACCCGCATCAGGTAGCCGCCTGCGTGGTGCGCGAGGCGCTCGCCGGCGCCGGCCCGGTCCAGCAGTTTGCGCAGCGCGGAGATGTAGACCTGGATGTTCTTGCGCGCGGTGCGCGGGGGTCGGCCGTCCCACAAGGTGTCGGTCAACAGGTCCAGCGACACGGGGGTGTTGGCACGCAGCAGCAGCATCGCCAGCAGCAGCCGCTGCTTGAGCGGACCGAGCGGGAAGGGGCCCTCGGCGGTTCCGACGGACAGGGGGCCGAGGACGGTGAGCCGCAGGCTGTCGTGCAGTGGTTCGGCCATCTCTGGTTTCACCTTTCCCACCGACGGACCCGGGAGCGGATCGTGAGCTGAGATGAATGACATCCGGCGGATGACTTATATCAAAGGATGCGGCCCGGGTGAACACGGCAACGTCCCTCCGCGCCGCGCGAGTTGCCGTCAACACCTTTTCCACCTGCGACGATACCGCCCCCATACCGCGGGTAGACCGGTTCCGAATCGACCCCGCCTAGCGTTTGGGATGTCCGAGCAACGCTTCACATCCGCTGAGACGAGGAGACGATCATGGCTGACGCCGTCGACCCCACCAACGAGGACACCACCGCCGAGACCGAGAACGAGGTGGAGGCGCACTCCGAGGCCCTCGACCTCCAGGAGATGGGCGTGAGCGGGCTCGAGGCCCCCGGCAGCACGGTCAGCCTGGCCGCCTGCGCCTGAGCTACCCGTGTGGGTGGCGTGCCGATGCGGCGCGCCACCCACTCGTCGTTTCGCACCCGCGCGGCCCGGCCGGCCGTGCCGGGCGCCCGGACCCGACAGGAGACACCATGGCCGATCCCGTGGACCCCGCTTCCTCCGCAGTGCCCGACGACGAGCAGACCGCCCCCGAAGCGGCCGACGGCGAGTCCGAGGTCGAGGCGCACGTCGCCAACCCGCTGGACCTCCAGGAGATGGGCGTGCAGACCTCCTTCGCCGACAACGTCATCGGCTCGACGAGCGCGACCAGCCTGATCTCCTGCTGCTGACGTCCGCACCGCCGCCGCACCGTCGACCCAGCACCGGAGAGGCCCCATGATCCCGTTCCTTTACGTCGTCGCGGACAAGGAGTTCTACGCACCGCTGGAGACCGCCCGCGACCGCGGCGAGGTCTACCGGCCCGCGGGGGTGCCGGACGGCTGGGCCGGGACGGAGTCCGGGATCTGGACGATGTGGCACCGGGGCCGGCAGTTGCGCGGTGTCGAGGACGGCTGGAAGGTGCACGTGTCCGCGCGGCCCGGCCGCCAGCAGCACGTCCTCGACACCGTGGCCGCCGTCTGCTTCGAACAGGACGTCGCCTTCAAGCACATGTCCTGCTCGCTCGCCTACTGGTGGATGCACCACAAGCAGGCCGCGCGGCAGCAGAGCGGCAAGTTCGTCGCCGCCTATCCCACCGACGTCGAGGCCGCCCGCGCGCTCATGGAGCGGCTGCGCACCGAACTCGACGGCGAACAGGGACCGTTCGTCCTCACCGACCGGCGCTACCGCGACTCGCGCACCGTCCACTACCGGTACGGCGCCTACCTGCCGCGCGACCGCGTCAACGCCGACGGCACCTACACCATGCTGCTGCGCCGCCCGGACGGCGTGGTGGAGGAGGACCACCGCGGCGTCTCCTTCCACCTGCCGGAGGGAGTGGTCGACCCCTTCGTCAAGCGCCGCCCCGCCGCGGCGGGCACGAAGGCCGCGGCCCCCCGCCGGAAGGCCGGCACCCCCCGCACGGAGCCGGTGACCTTCCACGGGTACACCTTCGAGGAGGCCCTCCAGTTCTCCAACGCCGGCGGCACCTACCGGGCGCGGGAACTGGCCACCGGCCGCCAGGTCTTCATCAAGGAGGCCCGCGCGCACACCGGCGTGGCCCACGGCGAGCGCACCGCACCCGACCAGTTGCGGTCCGAGCACCACACGCTGACCGCCCTGCACGCCGCGGCCCCCGGCCTCGCCCCGCAGCCGCTGGAGCTCTTCCACGAGTGGGAACACGACTACCTCGTCACCGAGTTCATCGAGGGCGAGACCCTCCAGCGCTGGATGGTCGCCCACCAGCCGATGCTCGGCACCGGCCGGCTGCCCCACGAGTTCGACGACTACTACGCCCGCTGCGAGAAGCTGCTCGAACGGGTGGAGAGCGCGCTGGAGCGGCTGCACGCCGCCGGCTACCTCTTCGTGGACGTCAGCCCCGGCAACGTGATGGTCGGCGAGGACGACAGCGTCCGACTGGTGGACTTCGAGGCCGCCCAGCGCGCGGACGCCGACGAGATCCTGGTGATGGGCACCCCGGGCTACTCCCCGCCGCCCGAACTCGTGGGCGACGACCGGCGGATCCACGACGACTTCGGGCTGGCCGGCCTGGCCCTGCTGCTCCTCGGCCCCTTCCACCAGTCGGCGCGGCGCAACCCCGACGCGCTCGCGCACCTGCGCGGCGAACTGCTGGAGCGGGCGCCGCTGCCGGAGCCGCTGTGGCAGAAGGCGGTGCGGTTCCACCCGCCGCGCGCCGCGGCGGACGGCGCGCTCCCCCTACCCTCGCCCGAGGAGGTGGCCGCCGACCCGCTGCGGCACCTCGCCGACCTGCGCGACCGCACCGCGGACGCGCTGGTCGCGATGGCCGAACCGGACCATCCCGACCGGGTGTTCCCCACCATCGCCGACGGCTACCGCACCAACACCCAGTGCCTGGCCTACGGTTCCGCCGGTGTCCTGCACGCCCTGACCCGCGCCGGGCGCGCCCTGCCGGACGGCGCGCTGGAGCGCCTGCGCACCGACGCCTTCGACCGGATCGACCGCCTGGGCCCCGGACTGATGGCCGGCACCGCCGGCATCGCCTGGGTGCTGGCCGACCACGGGCTGCTGGACGAGGCGCGGGACCTGCTCGCCGCCGCGGACCGCCACCCGCTGATCACCTCGGGCGCCTCCGCGACGCTCTTCGGCGGCAGCTCCGGCCTCGCCCTCGCCCACCTGGCGGTGTACGGCCACACCCGCGACGCCGCGCACGTCGAGCGCGCGGCCGAACTCGCGGCGGCGCTGCCGTCCGACGCCGGCCTCGCACCGCTGCTCGGCGCCGACGACGCCACCGGCCTCATGCACGGCCGGACCGGCATCGCGCTGATGCTCCAGCAGCTCGCCGCCGTCACCGGGTCGGACGACGGACTGGAGCGCGGCGTCCGGCTGCTGCACGCCGAACTCGACCGCGCCACCGACCCCGACGCGCCCGGCCTGGCCTTCCCGATCTCCGCCACCGACAGCCGCAGCCTGCCGTACCTGTACTCCGGGTCCGCGTCGATGGCGCACGCGGTCGTCCGCTACACGCGGACCGTCGACGACGAGCGGCTCGCGCAGGCGCTGCCGCGGCTGCTGGCGTCCACCCGCACCACCTACACCGCGATGTCCGGGCTCTTCCAGGGCCTGG encodes:
- the lanKC gene encoding class III lanthionine synthetase LanKC; translated protein: MIPFLYVVADKEFYAPLETARDRGEVYRPAGVPDGWAGTESGIWTMWHRGRQLRGVEDGWKVHVSARPGRQQHVLDTVAAVCFEQDVAFKHMSCSLAYWWMHHKQAARQQSGKFVAAYPTDVEAARALMERLRTELDGEQGPFVLTDRRYRDSRTVHYRYGAYLPRDRVNADGTYTMLLRRPDGVVEEDHRGVSFHLPEGVVDPFVKRRPAAAGTKAAAPRRKAGTPRTEPVTFHGYTFEEALQFSNAGGTYRARELATGRQVFIKEARAHTGVAHGERTAPDQLRSEHHTLTALHAAAPGLAPQPLELFHEWEHDYLVTEFIEGETLQRWMVAHQPMLGTGRLPHEFDDYYARCEKLLERVESALERLHAAGYLFVDVSPGNVMVGEDDSVRLVDFEAAQRADADEILVMGTPGYSPPPELVGDDRRIHDDFGLAGLALLLLGPFHQSARRNPDALAHLRGELLERAPLPEPLWQKAVRFHPPRAAADGALPLPSPEEVAADPLRHLADLRDRTADALVAMAEPDHPDRVFPTIADGYRTNTQCLAYGSAGVLHALTRAGRALPDGALERLRTDAFDRIDRLGPGLMAGTAGIAWVLADHGLLDEARDLLAAADRHPLITSGASATLFGGSSGLALAHLAVYGHTRDAAHVERAAELAAALPSDAGLAPLLGADDATGLMHGRTGIALMLQQLAAVTGSDDGLERGVRLLHAELDRATDPDAPGLAFPISATDSRSLPYLYSGSASMAHAVVRYTRTVDDERLAQALPRLLASTRTTYTAMSGLFQGLAGLGFALAEQARLTGERSARADAVRGARGLFKFAVPHPTGVRFLGDQLMRFSADLWSGSAGILLFLTQLLDPAPDPLFTVDALSGAHARTPAAR
- a CDS encoding aroma-sacti cluster domain-containing protein; protein product: MTDGAAQGRDDGGTGRSGEGGRPADDTLDVLRAHGFGVAELTEEQQEVLRGLSAEELSVMLDIKARLDEVGPEVQAHSEIAGGALF
- a CDS encoding BTAD domain-containing putative transcriptional regulator; this translates as MAEPLHDSLRLTVLGPLSVGTAEGPFPLGPLKQRLLLAMLLLRANTPVSLDLLTDTLWDGRPPRTARKNIQVYISALRKLLDRAGAGERLAHHAGGYLMRVRDDELDVLRFRHLARGAREATAQGALGPASRMLREALGLWQELPLRELRFSPAVRSEAERLDSRYVQVYEDWAEVELRLGRATEVAETVGDLVERHPERERLRAVQMTALFDQGRQTEALAAYAALRQLLAAEYGLQPSAALETLYRSILDGGPQQPGSSLGPLGAAGPRAAARRPGGVLGTVLPQDLADFTGRERHLRDLTGLLAGERRLTLLTGPVGTGKTALAVHAAHRLAAEFPDGRVLLRMRDEDGRPRTAASLVAELARMADLPEPARTADLPGAAPGAGVRRAGAQEAGTEEAAAAWRTWLEPRRVLLVLDDAADEGSVRPLVPDTGGSAVLVTSRAQLAGLASANRLDLAAFDRSESLELLGRIVGHDRLRSCPASAEQIVAATGMLPLAVRVSGLKLAVRRYLPLGEYAARLADGRTVLDELVAGDTDVRPRLDSGWNDLPTADRTTLCLLAELPEGPFTLRQAAEALTCDQDRALHKLESLMDAGALIAPDCEVTAHAAHYELPRLTQVYAREQALQHVQPLPRATA
- a CDS encoding iron-containing redox enzyme family protein, with amino-acid sequence MTAGTAVPAGTALSARLLLTAPAVRAATTAMWRAPGLARRYGRYLEDMHGLIRASVPLMQRAASRCADLGDAVGAPLAAYLRVHVEEERGHDDWLLDDIAALGGDPAAVRDRQPSPAVARLAGAQYYWIEHHHPVALLGYIAVLESNAPAPWLADEIAAAGVPEAALRTVRGHAELDTGHTAELFALLDGLPLDPPLVNAVVMSALHTVDGLVELFAHIGRAAQQDHSRERTHTS
- a CDS encoding radical SAM protein, with amino-acid sequence MELAELMTQRPLPGAGLLLTVTGRCPLHCAHCSTSATMASGEPDAARLRSFVGTFTPAAHPSVLMMTGGEPLLRPELVTELAATARAAGTRTALLTGAFFAGRADRPGHPGQVAAVPERIWRAVTAVDHFSVSVDAYHERETGRAPVFALVRRVLDAGVAASFHLVGSGADDPYLADVTADIRRTFGSRVPMLVNSLRRVGRAASWAAADTASPDPERALPCSMAAWPVVAADGTVVACCNQAVVDRRPAPAHLTLGHIGTDDWESISARAVRSPVLRMIRTVGPAHLRHRYGAADEAAPRPGYCDGCRALAERPEVLAAATAAGAGPVGALLDRYAARGQAEAGAVALVRRHGCAPYADLVALHGAAR